One genomic segment of Panicum virgatum strain AP13 chromosome 2N, P.virgatum_v5, whole genome shotgun sequence includes these proteins:
- the LOC120662614 gene encoding uncharacterized protein LOC120662614 codes for MEERVVALEKEKTALEEALVAARAEAKNHAEAAEAARRDALAVEKAKENAEKAKAEAEEARRVTEAQRARGKDVVQRWHTAINSFADLVQTDIHGLLAKFAIDPPEISQEENIEVAELFHWIRASMAMARSGADFKCELSARVAARTISAAVCRLLPAESSASSTGIVKAQLRLLRDSCFEWPSLDSLHPEALSALPKNIAKNFAKYFHEKGWLLVDVELERMKDQKSSLEASLARLKPATCAAALPVAAKTEPLVMARAKMAGGKQMMRRRSARCDD; via the exons ATGGAGGAGCGTGTGGTagccctagaaaaggaaaaaactgCTCTCGAGGAGGCACTCGTTGCTGCCCGTGCTGAGGCGAAGAACCATGCCGAGGCAGCCGAGGCTGCTCGCCGGGACGCACTTGCTGTGGAGAAGGCCAAGGAAAATGCTGAAAAAGCTAAAGCTGAAGCCGAAGAAGCTCGGAGGGTTACCGAAGCTCAACGTGCCCGTGGGAAAGATGTTGTTCAGCGATGGCACACCGCTATCAACTCCTTCGCAGATTTGGTGCAAACTGACATTCACGGCCTGCTCGCGAAGTTCGCTATTGACCCTCCGGAGATATCGCAAGAGGAGAACATCGAAGTGGCGGAGCTCTTCCACTGGATCCGTGCCTCCATGGCGATGGCCAGATCTGGCGCAGACTTCAAATGCGAGCTGTCCGCTAGGGTTGCAGCACGTACTATTAGTGCTGCCGTCTGCCGTTTGCTTCCAGCGGAGAGCAGTGCCTCTTCGACGGGCATCGTGAAGGCTCAGCTGCGACTTCTTCGGGACTCATGTTTTGAATGGCCTTCGCTGGACTCCTTGCACCCCGAAGCCCTTTCTGCCCTGCCGAAGAATATCGCCAAGAACTTCGCGAAGTACTTCCATGAAAAGGGGTGGCTACTTGTCGATGTTGAGCTGGAGCGCATGAAAGATCAG AAATCTTCGCTCGAGGCTTCCTTGGCGAGGCTGAAGCCGGCAACTTGTGCAGCGGCGCTCCCGGTGGCGGCGAAGACGGAGCCCCTGGTCATGGCGAGGGCGAAGATGGCGGGGGGCAAGCAGATGATGCGCCGAAGATCGGCGAGGTGTGATGACTGA
- the LOC120662615 gene encoding LOB domain-containing protein 6-like, producing MGNLSGSPIMLAPTKCGDPVCVRRRKCNPDCPLAPYFPADQQRRFLNAHRLFGVKNIQRTLRWIDPERGPDAMRALIYQSEARAADPVGGCVTIIEQLQRQIERTELELAYVKQQIAFYRQAAAVDPLADPAMILPPPDAAAAVAGQDHQDNAAAVAVGALYAGQEPVPPGAAGLVFQDQQGYHHHHVLKADQQNHPPPQQLYNYFCYDGTAADESTQDGSVQQFGGFADTGGLKIGSPTLATLGEQLEQQCQLDAFDVKPPGLRATTERLGPADELMRPAEDHHDVDQHMEEPATAVAAPCHLELGFSSF from the exons ATGGGCAATCTATCTGGTTCGCCCATCATGCTTGCCCCCACCAAGTGCGGCGATCCAGTGTGCGTGCGG CGGCGCAAGTGCAACCCGGACTGCCCGCTCGCCCCCTACTTCCCCGCCGACCAGCAGCGCCGCTTCCTCAACGCGCACCGCCTCTTCGGCGTCAAGAACATCCAGAGGACGCTGCGCTGGATCGACCCGGAGCGCGGCCCCGACGCCATGCGCGCCCTCATCTACCAGTCTGAGGCCCGCGCCGCGGACCCCGTCGGCGGTTGCGTCACCATCATCGAGCAGCTCCAGAGGCAGATCGAGCGCACCGAGTTGGAGCTCGCCTACGTTAAGCAGCAGATCGCCTTCTaccgccaggccgccgccgtcgacccgctCGCGGACCCGGCGATGATCCTACCTCCACCTGatgcagccgccgccgtggccggccaGGACCACCAGGAcaatgccgccgccgtcgctgtggGCGCGCTCTACGCCGGTCAAGAACCCGTCCCGCCAGGCGCCGCCGGGCTAGTCTTCCAAGACCAGCAAGgttaccaccaccaccatgtcCTCAAGGCCGACCAACAGAATCATCCACCGCCGCAGCAGCTCTACAATTACTTCTGCTACGACGGGACGGCTGCCGACGAGAGTACCCAAGATGGGAGCGTGCAGCAGTTTGGAGGTTTTGCCGACACCGGTGGTCTCAAGATTGGGTCGCCGACGTTGGCGACCCTCGGCGAGCAGCTGGAGCAGCAGTGCCAGCTAGACGCGTTCGACGTCAAGCCACCGGGCTTGCGGGCGACAACGGAACGCCTTGGCCCTGCTGACGAGCTCATGCGTCCAGCCGAAGATCACCACGACGTCGATCAGCACATGGAGGAGCCGGCaacagcggtggcggcgccatgCCACTTGGAGTTAGGCTTCTCCTCCTTCTAA
- the LOC120660480 gene encoding pathogen-associated molecular patterns-induced protein A70-like — protein MAVAWWWPSSLPAWLGYEAVWFVALNAVVAAVAILSSRARPSQAATPRRGGGVTSRASSAVLQSLRSFSLFSFPSACMSFLQPDAAAPAYQETEELVRVRSPTNKNKPPSTRALVLAPPPPSAAAAEEEDDDEEEDPNAMSMDEAYALVLASRQRPEREQEEEARRSEVDAKAEEFIRRFKEDQRQQRLNSIFNYTQMLKQRGLAAGRRPPDARPDQL, from the coding sequence ATGGCGGTGGCGTGGTGGTGGCCGTCGTCGCTGCCGGCGTGGCTGGGGTACGAGGCCGTGTGGTTCGTCGCGCTCAACGCcgtggtcgccgccgtcgccatcctGTCCTCCCGTGCGCGGCCATCCCAGGCGGCGAcgccacgccgcggcggcggggtcacGAGCAGGGCCTCCTCGGCGGTGCTGCAGAGCCTCCGCTCCTTCTCCCTCTTCTCCTTCCCGTCCGCCTGCATGTCGTTCCTCCAGCCCGACGCCGCTGCGCCCGCCTATCAAGAAACAGAGGAGCTGGTGCGTGTGCGTTCGCCCACCAACAAAAACAAGCCGCCGTCGACGCGCGCGCTCGTGCTCgcaccaccgccaccctcggcggcggcagctgaggaggaggacgacgacgaggaggaggacccgAACGCGATGAGCATGGACGAGGCCTACGCGCTCGTCCTTGCGTCGCGGCAGCGGCCGGagcgggagcaggaggaggaggcgaggcgGTCCGAGGTGGATGCCAAGGCGGAGGAGTTCATCCGGAGGTTCAAGGAGGaccagcggcagcagcggctcAACTCCATCTTCAACTACACCCAGATGCTCAAACAACgtgggctcgccgccggccgccggccgccggatgCGAGGCCAGATCAGCTTTGA